Part of the Methylomonas rapida genome is shown below.
GGGATTAGTCTGGAGGGGGCAGTTGGCTGATGGCCCAACTGAATACCAATTATTTCGCGCGTTGCATTGCCACTTTGGAACGCGCGCAAGCTTATCTGATGGAACATGTCGGCGACGAGGCAATGTACGACATTTACCGCGCCGCTTGCGTCAAGGAATTCGAGATTATTCTTGAACAATCGGGCAAGTTGCTGAAGAAGTGTTTGAAACCCTATTTCGCGTCGCCCAAACAGGTCGACGCGCTGACTTTCAAAGATGTATTTCGCCATGCGGCCAAGCACGACTTGATTTCATTGGATGCCGCGGAGCGTTGGTTGCTCTATCGCGATAACCGAAACGACACGGCGCATGATTACGGTGAAGGTTTTGCGGAAGAAACTTTGAATTTGTTGCCGCAGTTTATCGCCGATGCCAAGCAACTTAACGACGTCATCGCCAAGCAGTCATGAGCTCGGCCGGATTGTTGTTACGGGAACAGGATAAACGCCGCTTATTGCAATTATTGGCTGAGTATCTGCCCGGCGTAACGGCTTGGGTTTACGGGTCACGAGTCAATGGCGACGCGCACGACGCCAGCGATTTGGACATCGTGTTGCGGTCGGCTGATTTGAGCAAAATTCCATTGGAGGCTTTGGAACGTTTTCAGGAGGCCGTTAGGGAGTCGAATATCCCGATTCTGGTCGAAGCCAGGGATTGGGCAAGGTTGCCGGAGTCGTTTCACCAGGAGATTTTGCGGGGTTATGTGGTGTTGGGGGTGTGAGTTTTCGTAGCTTGGGTTAGGCGATAGCCGTAACCCAACACGACGGCTTTTGACATTTAAGGTGTCGCTATTGCGAAGGGTTTTAGAAGTCGGCTGTCGGGCCGAAACCCGACTTAAAAAACTTCGCAATAGCGAAACATGAAAAAAAATTTTAACGCTAGGTTTAACAACCTAGCCAAGCCATTCGTGACGCAAGAGCGTCAAAGGCTGCATTCCCACGCCGGAGAATGGGAACGATAAAGTTCGGAATTATTTAAAATTTAGGTAAAAACACATGCTCAGCATAAAAAATTTACACGTTTCCATCAACGACAAACCCATCCTGAAAGGCCTTAGCCTGGACATCAAGCCCGGCGAGGTTCATGCCATCATGGGGCCTAACGGGGCCGGGAAAAGCACACTGTCGCACGTGTTGTCCGGCAAGGCCGGTTATAAGGTGACCGACGGCAGCGTGACTTACACCGGCAAGGATTTGTTAGAGATGGAACCCGAAATCCGCGCCCGCGAAGGCGTGTTTTTGGCCTTTCAATATCCGGTCGAAATTCCGGGCGTCAGCAATATTTACTTGCTGAAGGCCGCGTTGAATGCGATGCGCAAGCACAAGGGCCTGCCGGAAGTCGATGCGATGGATTTTCTGACGCTGGTCAAAGGCAAGGTCAAATTGTTGCAGAT
Proteins encoded:
- the sufC gene encoding Fe-S cluster assembly ATPase SufC, which codes for MKNLHVSINDKPILKGLSLDIKPGEVHAIMGPNGAGKSTLSHVLSGKAGYKVTDGSVTYTGKDLLEMEPEIRAREGVFLAFQYPVEIPGVSNIYLLKAALNAMRKHKGLPEVDAMDFLTLVKGKVKLLQMDEKFLYRAVNEGFSGGEKKRNEILQAAVLEPKLCILDETDSGLDIDALRIVAEGVNSLRSPERSFLMITHYQRLLDYIKPDVVHVLADGRIVKTGGPELALELEEKGYSWLEGQAA
- a CDS encoding nucleotidyltransferase substrate binding protein, translated to MAQLNTNYFARCIATLERAQAYLMEHVGDEAMYDIYRAACVKEFEIILEQSGKLLKKCLKPYFASPKQVDALTFKDVFRHAAKHDLISLDAAERWLLYRDNRNDTAHDYGEGFAEETLNLLPQFIADAKQLNDVIAKQS
- a CDS encoding nucleotidyltransferase family protein, whose translation is MSSAGLLLREQDKRRLLQLLAEYLPGVTAWVYGSRVNGDAHDASDLDIVLRSADLSKIPLEALERFQEAVRESNIPILVEARDWARLPESFHQEILRGYVVLGV